In Oceanivirga salmonicida, a single genomic region encodes these proteins:
- a CDS encoding ATP-binding protein — translation MNDDLLKAIIIDSNENLDSKLLPETFTIDDINLETVKRYMNFINEDISTYSKNYEEFLLQIGAFRKDREDNNKIKLTKGCLLFFGKFISITDLLPHFQLDYFQIDRNSENRWEDRVSTGDMDYPELNIFDFYLIVYEKICNSIKDKFILDKKVNQRLPYKKNLQESVREALVNSLMHAHYDINIPIKINSHNEYIEFLNPGILKITIEDFFNGGTSRVVNDVIATLFRRVGISEKAGTGGKRIYDVSGKLNLKEPEIFITENGCTKLRIWKEDLLSTLNGSDNELKIMEYMIEKMIASKNEISTDLNISDYYTRISLTNLVSEKHLKKVGNGRSTKYMLSTNNPRGKVGVIRGLIKFLDNQ, via the coding sequence ATGAATGATGATTTATTAAAGGCTATAATAATTGATTCTAATGAAAATTTAGATTCTAAATTGTTACCTGAAACATTTACAATAGATGATATAAATTTAGAAACTGTAAAAAGATATATGAATTTTATTAATGAAGATATATCAACATATTCAAAAAACTATGAAGAGTTTTTACTACAAATTGGAGCATTTAGAAAAGATAGGGAAGATAATAATAAAATAAAATTAACAAAAGGGTGTTTATTATTTTTTGGTAAATTTATATCAATAACAGATTTATTACCTCATTTTCAATTAGATTATTTTCAAATTGATAGAAATTCTGAAAATAGATGGGAAGATAGAGTTTCAACAGGAGATATGGATTACCCAGAATTGAATATTTTTGATTTCTATTTAATAGTATATGAAAAAATTTGTAATAGTATAAAAGATAAATTTATATTAGATAAAAAAGTTAATCAAAGATTGCCTTATAAGAAAAATTTGCAAGAATCAGTTAGAGAAGCTCTTGTTAATAGTTTGATGCATGCGCATTATGATATTAATATTCCTATTAAAATTAATTCTCATAATGAGTATATAGAATTTTTAAATCCTGGCATATTAAAAATTACTATTGAAGACTTTTTTAATGGAGGGACTTCAAGAGTAGTTAATGATGTTATTGCTACTTTATTTAGAAGAGTTGGTATTTCTGAAAAAGCAGGGACAGGTGGTAAAAGAATTTATGATGTATCAGGGAAATTAAATTTAAAAGAACCAGAAATTTTTATTACTGAAAATGGGTGTACTAAATTAAGAATTTGGAAAGAAGATTTACTATCAACCCTTAATGGATCAGATAATGAGTTAAAAATAATGGAGTATATGATTGAAAAAATGATTGCATCAAAAAATGAAATTTCAACAGATCTTAATATTAGTGATTACTATACAAGAATTTCTTTAACTAATTTAGTTTCAGAAAAACATTTGAAAAAAGTAGGTAATGGTAGATCAACTAAATATATGTTATCTACAAATAATCCAAGAGGTAAAGTTGGTGTGATAAGGGGTTTAATTAAATTTTTAGATAATCAATAA